One part of the Coffea eugenioides isolate CCC68of chromosome 10, Ceug_1.0, whole genome shotgun sequence genome encodes these proteins:
- the LOC113749813 gene encoding nodulation-signaling pathway 2 protein has protein sequence MAVVFRNTMMDVDFPCYSTTTTTTATTTATTTTTTTATSSDDNCCDWNDWSSVVDWDEISCDGDHMKDDGFHDLLETMTDEIVTVHHPAWALPDRRSSTVSPETVMMDSEDDGGEDFKGLRLVHLLMAAAEALTGVNKSHELARVILVRLKELVSPNDGSNMERLAAYFTEALHGLLEGAGGAAAGVYGKHFSGHHGPHAKDDHHHQTDVLAAFQLLQDMSPYVKFGHFTANQAILEAVVHDRRVHIVDYDIMEGIQWASLMQALMSRKDGPSTHLRITALSRGGSARRSFTTIQETGRRLSAFAASIGQPFSFHQCRLDSDEAFRPSSLKLVRGEALIINCMLHLPHFSYRASESIASFLSGAKTLNPRLITLVEEEVGPIANEGFVGKFIDSLHHYSAIYDSLEAGFPLQGRARVLVERVFLGPRIAGSIARIYRAQGEAEGGSWGERMASMGFRPISVSFANHCQAKLLVGLFNDGYRVEELACNKLVLGWKSRRLLSASVWTSPDNDM, from the coding sequence ATGGCAGTGGTTTTTAGGAACACCATGATGGACGTTGATTTTCCTTGTTAtagcaccaccaccaccaccaccgccaccaCGACGGCAACTACTACAACCACCACTACCGCCACCTCTAGTGATGACAATTGTTGCGACTGGAATGACTGGTCCTCAGTTGTGGACTGGGATGAAATCTCGTGTGATGGTGATCACATGAAAGACGATggttttcatgacttgttggaAACCATGACTGATGAAATCGTCACCGTCCACCACCCTGCCTGGGCTCTCCCTGACAGGAGGAGCTCAACCGTGTCCCCGGAAACCGTCATGATGGACTCGGAAGATGACGGTGGAGAGGATTTTAAAGGGCTCCGCCTTGTTCACCTGCTGATGGCAGCTGCCGAGGCGCTGACCGGTGTCAACAAGAGCCATGAGTTGGCGAGGGTGATATTGGTTCGGCTCAAGGAGTTGGTTTCTCCAAACGATGGCTCTAATATGGAGAGATTGGCCGCCTATTTCACTGAAGCCTTGCACGGCTTGCTTGAAGGAGCTGGAGGGGCAGCAGCAGGGGTGTACGGTAAGCATTTTTCGGGTCATCATGGGCCTCACGCGAAGGATGATCATCACCATCAGACGGATGTCCTTGCAGCATTTCAGCTGTTGCAGGACATGTCACCTTATGTTAAGTTTGGACACTTCACAGCTAATCAAGCAATATTGGAGGCTGTGGTCCATGATAGAAGAGTCCACATTGTGGACTATGACATTATGGAGGGAATCCAATGGGCCTCACTAATGCAGGCCCTAATGTCCCGAAAAGATGGCCCATCAACCCACCTCAGGATCACTGCCTTATCTAGGGGTGGGAGTGCCCGCCGGTCATTCACGACCATCCAAGAGACCGGTCGACGGTTGTCGGCATTTGCGGCATCCATCGGTCAACCATTTTCATTCCATCAATGTAGGTTGGATTCAGATGAAGCATTCCGACCATCTTCTTTGAAATTAGTTCGAGGAGAAGCACTAATTATAAATTGTATGTTACATTTGCCACATTTTAGCTACCGAGCTTCAGAATCGATTGCTTCATTTTTATCCGGAGCCAAAACACTAAACCCGAGATTAATCACTTTAGTTGAAGAGGAGGTAGGCCCCATTGCAAACGAAGGGTTCGTTGGTAAATTCATTGACTCATTGCATCATTACTCTGCAATTTATGATTCGCTTGAGGCAGGATTTCCACTGCAGGGCCGGGCTAGGGTGCTTGTGGAGCGTGTATTCTTGGGCCCCCGAATTGCCGGATCAATAGCCCGTATCTATCGGGCCCAAGGTGAGGCGGAAGGGGGATCTTGGGGGGAGCGGATGGCGAGCATGGGATTCCGTCCAATTAGCGTTAGCTTTGCTAATCATTGTCAAGCAAAATTGTTGGTGGGGCTTTTCAATGATGGGTATAGGGTTGAGGAATTGGCCTGCAATAAACTTGTACTAGGATGGAAATCCAGACGCTTACTCTCTGCTTCCGTTTGGACATCCCCAGATAATGATATGTAA